One part of the [Synechococcus] sp. NIES-970 genome encodes these proteins:
- a CDS encoding hypothetical protein (conserved hypothetical protein), whose amino-acid sequence MRVVQLQDDILCIHQDDVPPYKKGGSVVRNSYFWALKSIACYAPRQGDWEFDQVVWVALARLLMAFTTSGYLGTAETTLEFPEAIAIPEALRSVSTYL is encoded by the coding sequence ATGCGCGTTGTTCAGCTCCAAGATGATATTCTCTGTATCCACCAAGACGATGTTCCCCCCTATAAAAAAGGCGGTTCAGTGGTGCGCAACAGCTATTTTTGGGCGCTCAAATCCATTGCCTGCTATGCACCGCGCCAAGGTGATTGGGAATTTGACCAGGTGGTGTGGGTGGCCCTGGCCCGTCTGCTGATGGCCTTTACCACTTCCGGTTATTTGGGCACAGCGGAAACCACCTTAGAATTTCCTGAGGCGATCGCCATTCCTGAAGCGTTGCGGTCTGTGTCTACCTATCTCTAG
- a CDS encoding 4Fe-4S binding domain protein: MKQYSFPAQSLTAGHWFKLICGASFQHLPAIRDLTLVYSLVGADCIDVAADPAVVTMAQEAMEIAEAIATTNPDKFPRWQGKPWLMISLNDAEDPHFRKAFFNPRRCPADCSRPCEVVCPALAINQTGVIGDRCYGCGRCLPICPLGLIEAQNYLSSPKAAAEMITTMAIDAVEIHTQVGHFADFQRLWQTLKPVHHHLKLLAISCQDHPDVLSYLEQLFIEIQPLDCLLLWQTDGRPMSGDIGKGTIHASIHFAQKVIRRGLPGYVQLAGGTNNHTVEKLQHLGLLNEGQAPFISGIAFGGYARKILQPLLENPADLNPKPLESDPERFDQAIACATQLINPLKSSLNPSLSL, encoded by the coding sequence GTGAAGCAATATTCTTTTCCTGCCCAATCTCTTACTGCTGGCCATTGGTTCAAACTCATCTGTGGCGCCAGTTTTCAGCACCTCCCCGCAATCCGTGATTTGACCCTCGTTTATAGTTTGGTGGGCGCTGATTGCATCGATGTCGCAGCAGACCCAGCAGTGGTGACCATGGCCCAGGAGGCGATGGAAATAGCCGAGGCGATCGCCACCACAAATCCCGACAAATTTCCCCGGTGGCAGGGCAAGCCCTGGCTGATGATCAGCCTCAATGACGCCGAGGATCCCCATTTCCGCAAAGCCTTTTTTAATCCGCGTCGTTGTCCGGCTGACTGTTCGCGCCCCTGTGAAGTGGTTTGCCCCGCTTTGGCGATTAACCAGACTGGGGTAATTGGCGATCGCTGCTACGGTTGTGGTCGCTGTTTGCCCATTTGTCCCCTGGGTTTGATCGAAGCGCAGAATTATCTTTCCAGTCCCAAGGCCGCCGCCGAGATGATCACGACCATGGCGATCGATGCGGTGGAGATTCATACCCAAGTGGGCCATTTTGCGGATTTTCAGCGGCTCTGGCAGACCCTAAAACCTGTCCATCACCATTTAAAACTGTTGGCGATTAGCTGCCAGGATCACCCCGATGTTCTGTCCTATCTCGAACAATTATTCATAGAAATTCAGCCCCTAGATTGTCTGCTCCTCTGGCAGACGGACGGGCGACCCATGAGCGGTGATATCGGCAAAGGCACCATCCACGCGAGTATCCACTTTGCCCAAAAGGTGATCCGGAGAGGCTTGCCAGGGTATGTGCAACTGGCAGGGGGGACGAATAATCACACCGTTGAGAAGCTGCAACACCTCGGTCTCTTAAATGAAGGCCAAGCACCTTTTATTTCCGGGATTGCCTTTGGGGGTTATGCCCGAAAAATCCTCCAGCCCCTCCTTGAAAATCCCGCTGATCTCAACCCCAAACCCCTCGAATCTGATCCCGAACGGTTCGACCAGGCGATCGCCTGTGCCACCCAACTGATAAATCCACTAAAATCTTCGTTAAAC
- the acs gene encoding acetyl-CoA synthetase, with protein sequence MSSNPLTITIDPAYDILRSEKQPLSYFFNPKSVAVIGATDKVGSVGRTLLWNLISNPFGGTVYPVNPKRNSVLGIKAYPNLAAIPELVELAIIAIPAPLVPTIIRECVEIGVKAAIIISAGFKEIGEAGKALEQEIMAIAAGKMRLIGPNCLGLMNPHSGLNATFAHAMAKPGHVGFISQSGAFCTAVLDWSFPENVGFSAFISLGSMLDVNWGDLITYLGDDPNTKSIVIYMESVGEARSFLSAAREVAIAKPIIVIKAGRTEAAAKASASHTGSLAGSDAVLDAAFRRCGVLRVDRISELFNLAEILAKQPRLPKKPKLTIITNAGGPGVLATDALIQRGGELSALAPETIAALDEFLPTHWSRSNPIDILGDAEPERYAQALDVAIADPNSAGFLVILTPQAMTDPTATAVALQKCVEKTDKPVLASWMGGNEVTEGELFLNRAQVPTYRYPDSAAYLFQLLWRYKYTLEGIYETPTLAPDTDGLIDRHNVKVILDSIRAEGRTLLTESESKKILAAYGIPIVPTGNAHSPEMAIALAAELGYPVVLKLLSTTITHKTDVGGVELNLNDADSVRGAFERIRQSVTEKAGAEHFQGVTVQPMLNLKDGYELILGSSIDAQFGPVMVFGTGGQLVEVFQDRAIALPPLNSTLARRAMEQTKIYQALKGVRGRKAVNLDELEQILVRFSRLVVEQPWIKEIDINPLFASGDRLVALDGRIVLHPLDLAEKDLPKPAIRPYPLQYEKAWTSADGRELMIRPIRPEDEPMLVQFHKTLSEQSVYFRYFHLVTLQSRVAHERLTRLCFIDYDREMALVAEYTDPNTQTKAVYAVARLSQLHGTTEGEFAMIVSDPLQRQGLGTEILRRLVAIARNEGLTAVHADILAENKGMQRVAEKAGFTLKRQNFEVIKATIDLTVPSP encoded by the coding sequence ATGAGCAGTAATCCCCTGACGATCACCATTGATCCGGCCTACGATATCCTTCGATCAGAAAAGCAGCCCCTCAGCTATTTTTTCAATCCCAAGTCTGTGGCGGTGATCGGCGCTACCGATAAAGTCGGGAGTGTGGGCCGTACTTTGCTCTGGAATTTAATCAGTAATCCCTTCGGGGGTACGGTGTATCCCGTTAATCCGAAGCGTAACAGTGTTCTCGGCATTAAAGCCTACCCAAACCTTGCTGCTATCCCCGAGCTGGTTGAACTCGCGATTATTGCCATTCCTGCGCCCTTGGTGCCTACCATCATTCGCGAATGCGTCGAAATCGGCGTTAAAGCTGCGATCATTATTTCCGCCGGGTTTAAAGAAATTGGTGAGGCAGGGAAAGCTTTAGAACAGGAAATCATGGCGATCGCCGCCGGAAAAATGCGGCTCATTGGGCCAAACTGTTTGGGGTTAATGAATCCCCATAGCGGCCTCAATGCAACTTTTGCCCACGCCATGGCCAAACCCGGCCATGTGGGATTTATCAGCCAGAGTGGTGCTTTTTGTACGGCGGTATTGGATTGGAGCTTTCCGGAAAATGTCGGGTTTAGTGCCTTTATTTCCCTCGGGTCGATGCTGGATGTGAACTGGGGCGATTTGATCACCTATCTCGGCGATGACCCCAATACCAAAAGCATTGTGATTTATATGGAATCGGTGGGGGAGGCCCGTTCTTTTCTTTCGGCAGCGCGGGAGGTGGCGATCGCCAAACCGATCATCGTGATCAAAGCAGGCCGGACAGAAGCCGCCGCAAAGGCCTCTGCGTCCCACACGGGTTCCCTCGCAGGGAGTGATGCGGTACTTGATGCGGCTTTCCGGCGATGCGGGGTGCTCCGGGTCGATCGCATTTCAGAGCTGTTTAACCTAGCCGAAATTCTTGCCAAACAACCCCGCCTGCCCAAAAAACCCAAACTGACGATTATCACCAATGCCGGAGGCCCCGGGGTACTGGCCACCGATGCACTGATTCAGCGGGGGGGCGAACTGTCCGCATTGGCCCCGGAAACGATCGCCGCCCTCGATGAATTTTTACCGACCCACTGGAGCCGCAGTAATCCCATTGATATTCTGGGGGATGCTGAACCGGAGCGCTATGCCCAAGCCCTCGACGTGGCGATCGCCGACCCCAACAGTGCCGGTTTTTTAGTGATTCTCACTCCCCAGGCAATGACCGACCCCACGGCAACGGCGGTTGCTTTGCAAAAATGCGTTGAAAAAACCGATAAACCTGTACTTGCCAGTTGGATGGGGGGCAACGAAGTCACCGAGGGGGAACTATTTCTCAACCGGGCCCAGGTGCCCACCTATCGCTATCCCGATTCGGCGGCCTATTTGTTCCAACTGCTTTGGCGCTACAAATATACCCTCGAAGGCATCTATGAAACGCCCACCCTCGCCCCCGACACCGATGGTTTGATCGATCGCCACAATGTGAAAGTCATTCTCGACTCGATCCGTGCCGAAGGGAGAACCCTACTCACGGAATCGGAGTCAAAAAAAATCCTGGCCGCCTACGGCATTCCCATTGTGCCCACCGGGAATGCCCACAGCCCGGAAATGGCGATCGCCCTCGCGGCAGAGTTGGGTTATCCGGTGGTCCTGAAACTCCTGTCGACCACCATCACCCACAAAACCGATGTGGGGGGCGTTGAACTCAATCTCAATGATGCCGACAGTGTGCGGGGCGCTTTTGAGCGGATTCGCCAGAGCGTCACCGAAAAGGCCGGCGCCGAACATTTCCAGGGGGTGACGGTGCAACCCATGCTCAACCTCAAGGATGGCTATGAACTGATCCTCGGCAGCAGCATCGATGCGCAATTTGGCCCGGTGATGGTGTTTGGGACAGGGGGCCAATTGGTAGAAGTGTTTCAAGACCGGGCGATCGCTTTACCTCCCTTAAACAGTACCCTGGCGCGGCGGGCCATGGAACAGACGAAAATTTATCAAGCTCTCAAGGGGGTGCGGGGCCGTAAGGCAGTGAATTTAGACGAACTAGAGCAAATTTTGGTGCGTTTTAGTCGTCTGGTGGTGGAGCAGCCCTGGATTAAAGAAATAGATATTAACCCCCTCTTTGCCTCAGGCGATCGCCTCGTCGCCCTCGATGGTCGCATTGTGTTGCACCCTTTGGATTTAGCTGAAAAAGATTTACCCAAGCCCGCAATCCGCCCCTACCCCTTGCAATACGAAAAAGCCTGGACCAGTGCCGATGGCCGGGAGTTGATGATCCGCCCAATCCGCCCGGAGGACGAGCCGATGTTGGTGCAGTTTCACAAAACCCTGTCCGAACAGAGCGTCTATTTTCGCTATTTTCACTTAGTGACCCTGCAAAGTCGCGTCGCCCATGAACGGCTGACCCGGCTTTGTTTCATTGACTATGATCGGGAAATGGCCCTGGTTGCTGAATATACCGACCCCAATACCCAAACCAAGGCAGTGTATGCGGTGGCCCGTTTAAGCCAACTGCACGGCACGACCGAGGGAGAGTTTGCGATGATTGTCAGTGACCCGCTCCAGCGCCAGGGTCTAGGCACAGAAATTCTACGACGCTTAGTGGCGATCGCCCGCAATGAAGGTTTAACGGCGGTCCATGCCGATATCCTCGCTGAAAACAAAGGCATGCAACGGGTGGCTGAAAAGGCGGGCTTTACCCTGAAGCGGCAAAACTTTGAGGTGATTAAAGCGACCATCGACCTAACGGTTCCATCGCCTTAG
- a CDS encoding SpoIID-like protein codes for MGRRAKFRGQWLGFICLVGLWLLGPGAWSAAAVEIAVGIVQRFGEEQDDTLTISSVSGDRLQVEIISGGTPQILETDQVTLEIGTQSLAQAELVEYIVLSDQGTFETAEDSARFWREQGVEVEITQPGRWQVWAKRDVYQTPLLRRLLLQQLREQGHTTPYLSSTVRTERAIASFVVGGYRYNRTEMTLRSGNGRFEIQENEGPKNRFAGQLRLQPNAYGTFTLVNDVDIETYLRGVVPHEIGPNAPNNAVEAQTIIARTYALRNLRRFQADNYELCATVHCQVYKGLQGTIPRIDEAIARTEGLVLTYDNKLVDALYSSTSGGVTAFFSDVWDGADRPYLRPVVDAPNAPWNIVSAPLDDEQAFRKFIDQTQGFNEVGRSPLFRWEQGATLAELTSTLQTYLERTQHPLAGIQSVQKLEIIERSPSGRILELQVTTDRGIVSLFKNEIRSALGPPRSTFFYLRPNMNGQNQLTGYTFVGGGFGHGVGMSQFGSYNLANLGWSAARILAFYYPGTTLEALNDSIVFRPENP; via the coding sequence ATGGGTCGGCGTGCAAAATTTCGGGGTCAATGGCTTGGGTTTATCTGTTTGGTGGGGCTATGGCTCCTGGGGCCTGGGGCTTGGTCAGCGGCGGCGGTAGAGATTGCCGTGGGGATTGTCCAGCGGTTCGGGGAAGAACAGGATGATACTTTGACCATCTCCAGTGTTTCAGGCGATCGCCTCCAGGTAGAAATTATCAGCGGCGGCACTCCGCAAATCCTTGAGACCGATCAAGTAACCCTAGAAATTGGGACTCAGTCCCTCGCCCAAGCAGAACTGGTTGAGTACATTGTCCTCAGTGACCAGGGCACTTTTGAGACCGCCGAGGACAGCGCTAGATTTTGGCGAGAACAGGGTGTTGAAGTGGAAATCACCCAGCCGGGCCGCTGGCAGGTATGGGCCAAGCGGGATGTTTATCAGACGCCCCTCCTTCGTCGCCTGCTACTCCAGCAACTGCGGGAGCAGGGCCATACTACGCCTTATCTTAGTTCCACTGTCCGTACAGAACGGGCGATCGCCTCTTTTGTGGTGGGGGGTTACCGGTATAACCGCACGGAAATGACCCTCCGCTCTGGTAATGGCCGCTTTGAAATCCAAGAAAATGAAGGGCCGAAGAATCGCTTTGCTGGGCAGCTCCGGCTCCAGCCCAACGCCTATGGCACATTTACCCTGGTCAATGATGTCGATATTGAAACCTATCTCCGGGGAGTTGTGCCCCATGAAATCGGCCCGAATGCCCCCAATAATGCCGTCGAAGCCCAGACCATTATTGCCCGCACCTATGCCCTGCGGAACCTGCGCCGCTTTCAGGCGGATAACTATGAACTCTGCGCCACTGTACACTGCCAAGTTTACAAAGGGCTCCAGGGAACCATTCCCCGCATCGATGAGGCGATCGCCCGCACTGAAGGCCTAGTCTTGACCTATGACAATAAACTGGTCGATGCCCTCTATTCCTCCACCAGTGGCGGCGTTACGGCATTTTTTAGTGATGTGTGGGATGGGGCGGATCGGCCTTATCTCAGGCCCGTTGTGGATGCGCCCAATGCCCCATGGAACATTGTTAGTGCCCCCCTGGACGATGAGCAAGCCTTCCGCAAATTTATCGATCAAACCCAGGGCTTTAATGAAGTGGGCCGCAGTCCGCTGTTTCGCTGGGAACAGGGCGCTACCCTCGCGGAACTAACCAGCACTTTGCAAACCTATCTCGAACGAACTCAGCATCCCCTCGCCGGGATCCAATCGGTACAAAAGCTAGAAATTATCGAGCGATCGCCTTCGGGCCGGATTCTCGAACTTCAAGTAACAACTGATCGCGGTATTGTTAGCCTGTTTAAAAATGAAATTCGCAGTGCTCTGGGTCCACCCCGCAGCACCTTCTTTTACCTACGGCCCAACATGAATGGCCAAAATCAACTGACGGGCTATACTTTCGTCGGCGGCGGCTTCGGCCATGGGGTCGGCATGAGTCAGTTTGGCTCCTACAACCTCGCAAATCTGGGCTGGTCAGCGGCACGCATTCTGGCGTTTTATTACCCAGGTACTACCCTTGAAGCCTTAAATGACTCCATTGTCTTTCGCCCCGAAAATCCCTAG
- the metH gene encoding 5-methyltetrahydrofolate-homocysteine methyltransferase → MKSAFLDRLHSPERPVLVFDGAMGTNLQVQNLTAADFGGAEYEGCNEYLVKTKPEAVATVHRAFLEAGADVIETDTFGGTSIVLAEYDLGDRAYELNKAAAELAKSVTAEFSTPEKPRFVAGSIGPGTKLPSLGHIDYDSLEDAFAEQAEGLYDGGVDLMLVETCQDVLQIKAALNGVERTFQKKGDRLPIMVSVTMETMGTMLVGTEIAAAVAILEPYKIDILGLNCATGPDLMKDHIKYLSAHSPFVVSCIPNAGLPENIGGQAHYKLTALEMKMALMHFVEDLGVQVIGGCCGTRPDHIKALAELAAELTPKERQPQYEPAAASIYSPQPYIQDNSFLIVGERLNASGSKKCRTLLNAEDWDSLVSLAKSQVKEGAHVLDVNVDYVGRDGVRDMHELASRLVNNVTLPLMLDSTEWEKMEAGLKVAGGKCILNSTNYEDGEERFYQVLSLAKKYGAGVVIGTIDEEGMARTAAKKFEIAKRAYDAAIAYGLPAHEIFFDPLALPISTGIEEDRNNGQATLDAIERIHNELPGCHIILGVSNISFGLNPVARQVLNSVFLHDAMQLGMDSAIVSASKILPMAKIDPEHIKICRDLIGDRREFDGEVCTYDPLTKLTEIFAGQKAKKAEAIDKNLPINERLKQHIIDGERLGLEEALTEALENHPPLDIINIFLLDGMKVVGELFGSGQMQLPFVLQSAQTMKAAVAFLEPYMDKEEGDDSGKGTFIIATVKGDVHDIGKNLVDIILSNNGYKVINLGIKQPVENIIQAYEEHGADCIAMSGLLVKSTAFMKDNLEAFNEKGITVPVILGGAALTPKFVYQDCQNTYKGQVVYGKDAFADLHFMDKLMPAKNHGKWDNFQGFLGEYAEENTRTYSGDGEEIMAEESKAKEPEVLDTRRSEAVDENIARPRPPFWGTKILRAEDIDLEDVFWHLDLQALFVGQWQFRKTKDQSKAEYDQFIQDTVHPLLAQWKEKAIAEKILDPTVIYGYFPCQSEGNTLIIYDPDEYVAEQTLSEVARFTFPRQKSGKRLCIADFFASTDSDVLDVFPMQAVTVGEIATEYAQKLFAANEYTDYLYYHGIAVQTAEALAEWCHARIRRELGFGHLEPDNIKDMLKQRYQGSRYSFGYPACPNILDQYTQLELLKTDRIGMYMDESEQIYPEQSTSAIITYHPVSKYFNV, encoded by the coding sequence ATGAAAAGTGCCTTCCTCGATCGCCTCCACAGTCCCGAACGTCCCGTCCTTGTATTTGATGGGGCGATGGGAACTAACTTGCAGGTGCAAAATCTGACCGCTGCAGACTTTGGCGGGGCCGAGTATGAGGGCTGTAATGAATACCTAGTAAAAACGAAGCCGGAAGCGGTGGCCACTGTCCACCGAGCTTTCCTCGAAGCCGGAGCCGATGTGATCGAAACCGATACCTTTGGCGGTACTTCCATTGTGCTGGCGGAATATGACCTGGGCGATCGCGCCTATGAACTGAACAAAGCAGCGGCGGAATTGGCGAAAAGTGTCACTGCCGAATTTTCCACCCCCGAAAAACCCCGTTTCGTCGCCGGCTCCATTGGCCCTGGGACAAAACTCCCCAGTCTGGGCCACATTGACTACGACAGTTTAGAGGATGCTTTCGCAGAGCAGGCGGAGGGGCTCTATGACGGCGGTGTGGATCTGATGCTTGTGGAAACCTGCCAGGATGTTTTGCAGATTAAAGCGGCCTTGAATGGGGTAGAACGCACATTTCAGAAAAAAGGCGATCGCCTGCCGATCATGGTGTCTGTGACTATGGAAACCATGGGGACAATGCTCGTGGGCACGGAAATTGCCGCCGCCGTGGCGATCCTCGAACCCTACAAGATCGATATTCTGGGCCTCAACTGCGCCACCGGGCCAGACCTGATGAAGGATCACATCAAATATCTCTCGGCCCATTCCCCCTTTGTCGTCTCCTGCATTCCCAACGCCGGACTACCAGAAAACATTGGCGGCCAAGCCCACTACAAATTGACCGCCCTGGAAATGAAGATGGCGTTGATGCATTTCGTCGAAGATCTGGGGGTGCAGGTGATCGGCGGCTGTTGTGGGACGCGGCCCGATCATATCAAGGCCCTTGCCGAACTCGCTGCAGAATTAACCCCCAAGGAACGCCAGCCTCAATATGAACCAGCGGCAGCTTCGATCTATAGTCCCCAACCCTACATCCAGGACAATTCTTTCTTGATTGTTGGCGAACGGCTGAATGCCAGTGGCTCGAAAAAATGTCGCACCCTGTTAAACGCTGAAGATTGGGATAGTTTGGTGTCCCTGGCAAAATCCCAGGTGAAAGAAGGGGCCCATGTGCTCGATGTAAACGTCGATTATGTGGGCCGCGATGGGGTGCGGGATATGCATGAACTGGCCTCCCGTTTGGTGAATAACGTCACCTTGCCCTTGATGCTCGATTCCACCGAATGGGAAAAAATGGAAGCAGGCCTCAAGGTGGCCGGCGGCAAATGTATTCTCAACTCCACCAACTATGAAGACGGTGAAGAACGCTTCTATCAAGTGCTCTCCCTCGCGAAAAAATACGGTGCCGGGGTGGTGATCGGTACCATCGATGAAGAAGGGATGGCCCGCACCGCCGCGAAAAAATTTGAAATTGCCAAACGGGCCTATGATGCGGCGATCGCCTATGGGCTGCCTGCCCACGAAATTTTCTTTGATCCTTTGGCCCTACCGATTTCCACCGGGATTGAGGAAGACCGCAACAATGGCCAAGCCACCCTCGATGCCATTGAGCGCATCCACAATGAATTGCCCGGTTGTCACATTATCCTCGGGGTTTCGAATATTTCCTTTGGCCTGAACCCCGTCGCCCGGCAAGTCCTCAATTCTGTCTTCCTCCATGATGCGATGCAATTGGGGATGGATTCGGCGATCGTCAGCGCCAGCAAGATTCTGCCCATGGCGAAAATTGACCCGGAGCACATCAAGATCTGCCGGGATCTCATTGGCGATCGCCGCGAGTTTGATGGCGAAGTCTGTACCTACGACCCCCTGACCAAATTAACCGAAATTTTTGCGGGCCAAAAAGCGAAGAAAGCCGAGGCGATCGATAAAAATCTCCCCATCAACGAACGCTTAAAACAGCACATCATTGACGGTGAAAGACTTGGTTTAGAAGAAGCTCTCACCGAGGCTCTCGAAAACCATCCACCCCTCGATATTATCAACATCTTTTTGCTTGATGGCATGAAAGTTGTCGGTGAACTCTTTGGTTCTGGACAGATGCAATTGCCCTTTGTTTTGCAGTCAGCCCAAACTATGAAAGCAGCGGTGGCCTTTCTCGAACCCTATATGGATAAAGAAGAAGGAGACGACAGCGGTAAGGGCACGTTTATCATCGCCACCGTCAAAGGTGATGTCCACGATATCGGTAAAAATCTTGTTGATATCATTCTGTCGAATAACGGTTATAAAGTGATCAACCTGGGGATTAAACAACCCGTTGAAAATATTATCCAAGCCTACGAAGAACATGGCGCTGATTGCATTGCCATGAGTGGCCTCTTGGTGAAATCCACGGCTTTTATGAAAGATAATTTAGAGGCTTTCAACGAAAAAGGAATCACGGTTCCTGTCATTCTCGGTGGGGCAGCCCTCACCCCGAAATTTGTCTACCAAGATTGCCAAAATACCTACAAGGGCCAAGTGGTTTACGGCAAAGATGCCTTTGCCGACCTCCATTTTATGGACAAACTCATGCCTGCTAAGAACCATGGCAAATGGGATAATTTCCAAGGCTTTCTAGGGGAATATGCCGAAGAAAATACCCGCACCTATAGTGGTGATGGGGAGGAAATCATGGCGGAAGAAAGTAAAGCGAAAGAACCGGAAGTGCTTGATACTCGCCGCTCGGAGGCAGTAGATGAAAATATCGCCCGGCCCCGGCCGCCCTTTTGGGGGACAAAAATTCTGCGCGCTGAGGATATTGATTTAGAGGATGTCTTTTGGCATCTGGATCTGCAAGCGCTCTTTGTGGGTCAGTGGCAGTTTCGCAAGACCAAAGACCAGTCGAAGGCAGAGTATGATCAGTTTATCCAAGACACCGTTCACCCTCTGTTAGCGCAATGGAAAGAAAAGGCGATCGCCGAAAAAATTCTTGATCCAACAGTCATCTATGGTTATTTTCCCTGCCAATCGGAAGGAAACACTTTAATCATTTATGATCCCGATGAATATGTAGCGGAACAAACCCTAAGCGAAGTAGCTCGCTTTACCTTCCCCCGCCAAAAATCAGGCAAGCGCCTCTGTATTGCGGATTTCTTTGCCTCCACAGACTCCGACGTTTTAGACGTTTTTCCGATGCAAGCAGTAACTGTTGGGGAGATTGCGACGGAATACGCCCAAAAGCTCTTTGCAGCCAATGAATACACCGATTATCTCTATTACCATGGCATTGCCGTCCAAACCGCCGAAGCCCTAGCGGAATGGTGTCATGCGCGGATTCGGCGTGAGCTAGGCTTTGGGCATTTAGAGCCCGACAACATCAAAGATATGCTCAAACAACGGTATCAGGGTTCCCGCTACAGTTTTGGCTATCCGGCTTGTCCGAATATTTTGGATCAATACACCCAATTAGAACTACTCAAAACAGACCGCATCGGGATGTATATGGATGAAAGTGAGCAAATTTATCCGGAACAATCTACCTCGGCAATTATCACCTACCATCCTGTGTCGAAGTATTTTAATGTCTAG
- the frdA gene encoding succinate dehydrogenase flavoprotein subunit: protein MLQHDVIIVGGGLAGCQAALEIKQKNPHFDVGLVAKTHPIRSHSVAAQGGIAASLKNVDPEDSWEAHAFDTVKGSDYLADQDAVEILTKEAPEVIIELEHLGVLFSRLEDGRIAQRAFGGHSHKRTCYAADKTGHAILHELVSNLGHNGVKIYDEWYVMNLIFEDNQAKGIVMYHIETGHLEVVRAKAVLFATGGYGRVFNTTSNDFASTGDGLAMTAAVGLPLEDMEFVQFHPTGLYPVGVLISEAVRGEGAYLRNSAGDRFMEKYAPNQMELAPRDITSRAIALEIRAGRGINLDGSAGGNFVHLDLTHMGKEKIMARVPFCWEEAHRLVGVDAITQPMPVRPTAHYSMGGIPVNTDGRVRKNSAELTESFFAAGECACVSVHGANRLGSNSLLECVVFGRRVGAKIAEYIVDQSFPEVDEQFYLDAAKNRIGQLLNQCGNIRIHSLRQAFQDTMSDYCGVFRTEATMAGGLKKISALKEQYNCLFLDDKDIHWNTELIEALELQSILKVGEAILTSAYHRQESRGAHSREDFPARDDQKYLAHTLSFCGESGVKIEYMPVVINHFAPKERKY, encoded by the coding sequence ATGCTGCAACACGACGTCATTATCGTTGGCGGCGGTCTCGCTGGCTGCCAGGCTGCCCTAGAAATCAAACAGAAAAACCCCCACTTCGATGTGGGACTGGTGGCGAAAACCCATCCGATCCGTTCCCATTCCGTGGCCGCCCAGGGGGGCATTGCCGCCAGCTTAAAAAATGTTGACCCAGAAGATAGCTGGGAAGCCCATGCCTTCGATACCGTCAAAGGTTCTGATTACCTCGCCGACCAAGATGCAGTCGAAATCCTCACTAAGGAAGCGCCTGAAGTAATTATCGAATTGGAGCATTTGGGGGTATTGTTTTCTCGCCTTGAGGATGGACGCATTGCCCAGCGGGCCTTTGGGGGGCATTCCCACAAACGCACCTGTTACGCTGCCGATAAAACGGGTCACGCCATTCTCCATGAGCTGGTGAGTAACCTGGGGCACAACGGGGTCAAAATTTACGATGAATGGTATGTGATGAACTTGATCTTTGAGGACAATCAGGCCAAAGGCATCGTCATGTACCACATTGAAACGGGCCACCTGGAAGTGGTACGGGCGAAGGCGGTGCTATTTGCGACGGGGGGGTATGGCCGTGTGTTTAATACCACCTCTAATGATTTTGCCTCCACGGGGGATGGGCTAGCGATGACAGCGGCGGTGGGGCTCCCCCTAGAGGATATGGAATTTGTGCAGTTCCATCCCACGGGACTGTATCCGGTCGGCGTTTTAATCTCCGAGGCCGTGCGGGGTGAGGGGGCATATCTGAGAAATAGCGCAGGCGATCGCTTCATGGAAAAATACGCCCCCAACCAGATGGAACTGGCCCCCCGAGATATCACTTCCCGGGCGATCGCCTTAGAAATTCGCGCTGGCCGAGGAATTAACCTTGATGGCAGTGCCGGGGGGAATTTTGTCCATCTCGATCTGACCCACATGGGCAAAGAAAAAATCATGGCGCGCGTCCCCTTCTGTTGGGAAGAAGCGCACCGCCTGGTGGGGGTTGATGCCATAACCCAACCGATGCCCGTGCGGCCTACGGCCCACTACTCCATGGGAGGCATTCCGGTGAATACCGATGGTCGCGTCCGAAAAAATAGTGCCGAATTAACTGAAAGCTTTTTTGCGGCGGGGGAATGCGCCTGTGTCTCCGTCCATGGGGCTAACCGCCTCGGCAGTAACTCCCTTTTAGAATGCGTCGTTTTTGGGCGGCGAGTCGGGGCAAAAATTGCCGAATATATTGTTGATCAGTCTTTCCCAGAAGTTGATGAACAGTTCTATTTAGATGCAGCAAAAAACCGTATTGGGCAACTGCTGAATCAATGCGGCAATATCCGCATCCATAGCCTTAGACAAGCGTTTCAAGATACCATGAGCGACTATTGCGGTGTTTTTAGAACTGAAGCAACAATGGCCGGAGGCCTAAAAAAAATTTCCGCCTTAAAAGAACAATACAATTGCCTATTTCTTGATGATAAAGATATTCATTGGAATACGGAACTCATTGAAGCTCTGGAGTTACAGAGTATCCTGAAAGTTGGTGAGGCAATTTTAACCTCTGCCTACCACCGCCAGGAAAGTCGCGGCGCCCATTCCCGGGAAGATTTTCCGGCTAGGGATGACCAAAAGTATTTAGCCCATACCCTGAGTTTCTGTGGTGAATCAGGTGTAAAAATCGAATATATGCCTGTGGTGATCAATCATTTTGCACCGAAAGAACGTAAATATTAA